From Amycolatopsis sp. cg9, one genomic window encodes:
- a CDS encoding zinc-binding alcohol dehydrogenase, which produces MEQAFWVQKPGVGELREERLPEPGPDEVLVRTLCSGVSRGTETLVFRGGVPASQHDVMRAPFQDGGFPGPVKYGYLNVGVVERGPAHLEGRVVFCLYPHQTAYVVPASAVTPVPDNVPPGRAILAGTVETAVNAVWDARPRLGDRIAVIGAGMVGASVAKLLSGFPATRVQLVDVDPSRADVAETLGVDFSTPERAHGDCDLVVHASASEAGLARALELLAPEGEVVELSWYGDRRVSVPLGEHFHSRRLVIRGSQVGTVGRADRSYAQRMAVALELLADPAFEALVSGECAFEDLPSVLPRLAGNELSALCLRVMYQPQ; this is translated from the coding sequence GTGGAACAGGCTTTCTGGGTTCAAAAGCCCGGTGTCGGGGAGTTGCGGGAGGAGCGGCTGCCCGAGCCGGGACCGGACGAAGTCCTCGTCCGCACGCTCTGCTCCGGCGTCAGCCGCGGCACGGAAACGCTCGTCTTCCGCGGTGGCGTCCCGGCGAGCCAGCACGACGTCATGCGCGCGCCCTTCCAGGACGGCGGCTTCCCCGGCCCGGTCAAGTACGGGTACCTCAACGTCGGCGTCGTCGAACGCGGCCCGGCCCACCTCGAAGGCCGGGTCGTCTTCTGCCTCTACCCGCACCAGACCGCGTACGTCGTCCCCGCGAGCGCGGTGACGCCGGTGCCGGACAACGTCCCGCCCGGTCGCGCGATCCTGGCCGGCACTGTCGAGACCGCCGTCAACGCCGTCTGGGACGCGCGGCCGCGGCTCGGCGACCGGATCGCCGTGATCGGCGCCGGGATGGTCGGCGCGAGCGTCGCGAAACTGCTCAGCGGGTTCCCGGCCACGCGGGTGCAGCTCGTCGACGTCGATCCGTCGCGCGCCGACGTCGCCGAGACGCTCGGTGTCGACTTCTCGACCCCCGAGCGCGCCCACGGCGACTGCGACCTCGTCGTGCACGCGAGCGCGAGCGAAGCCGGGCTGGCCCGCGCGCTGGAGCTGCTCGCGCCGGAAGGCGAAGTCGTCGAACTGTCCTGGTACGGCGATCGGCGGGTGAGCGTCCCGCTCGGCGAACACTTCCACTCACGGCGCCTGGTGATCCGCGGCAGCCAGGTCGGGACGGTCGGGCGAGCGGACCGGAGCTACGCCCAGCGGATGGCCGTCGCGCTGGAGCTGCTGGCCGATCCGGCGTTCGAAGCGCTGGTCAGCGGCGAGTGCGCGTTTGAAGATCTGCCGTCCGTGCTACCCCGACTGGCCGGGAATGAACTTTCCGCGCTCTGCCTCCGTGTCATGTATCAGCCGCAGTGA
- a CDS encoding creatininase family protein, translated as MTDLFPLATTADEQERRASVAVLPIGSFEQHGAHLPLATDTVIAATLAKAVAGAYPVLHLPPITISCSHEHAGWAGTVSVSARTLHAVVTDVAESLKASGVDRLVLVNGHGGNYVLSNVVQEAGGAMALFPGVADWQAAHTAAGLRTSLDDDMHAGELETSILLHAHPHLVRPGYEGADHVTDREHLLTRGLRAYTESGVVGRPSLATAAKGHVLLDTLVQRFAGVLDALGA; from the coding sequence ATGACCGATCTGTTCCCGCTCGCGACCACCGCCGACGAGCAGGAGCGGCGGGCGTCGGTCGCGGTGCTGCCGATCGGCAGCTTCGAGCAGCACGGCGCGCACCTCCCCCTGGCCACCGACACGGTCATCGCGGCGACGCTGGCGAAAGCCGTCGCCGGTGCCTACCCCGTGCTCCACCTGCCGCCGATCACGATCTCGTGCTCGCACGAACACGCGGGGTGGGCCGGCACGGTGAGCGTTTCGGCCCGCACGCTGCACGCCGTCGTCACCGATGTCGCCGAGTCGCTCAAGGCGTCCGGCGTGGACCGGCTCGTGCTGGTCAACGGGCACGGCGGCAACTACGTACTGTCCAATGTGGTCCAGGAGGCGGGCGGCGCGATGGCGTTGTTCCCCGGCGTCGCCGACTGGCAGGCGGCGCACACCGCGGCCGGCCTGCGGACGTCGCTGGACGACGACATGCACGCCGGCGAGCTGGAGACGTCGATCCTGCTGCACGCGCACCCGCACCTGGTCCGGCCCGGCTACGAGGGCGCCGACCACGTCACCGACCGGGAGCACCTGCTGACGCGGGGCCTGCGGGCGTACACGGAGTCGGGGGTGGTCGGCCGTCCCTCGCTGGCGACCGCGGCGAAGGGGCACGTCCTGCTGGACACGCTGGTCCAGCGTTTCGCCGGTGTCTTGGACGCGTTAGGCGCCTGA
- a CDS encoding methyltransferase domain-containing protein, translating into MTAFAPDWLYLREPADAAARAPELVDALREHLAAGEEVVIRDLGCGTGSLGRWLAARLPGAQRWILHDNDAELLDRARTGLPATALDGSPVAVEAERRDVTALRAADLAGTSLVTASALLDLLTRDEVTTLATAVVEAGCAALLMLSVTGKVELSPADPLDPAISAAFNAHQRRLTGGRRLLGPTAVDVAATAFGRLGATVVRAESAWRLGPDQAELQRQWLEGWVGAAVEQLPELRPVTDVYLQRRREMAAAGELHAVIHHGDLLVLPPSLEAAA; encoded by the coding sequence ATGACCGCGTTCGCGCCGGACTGGCTCTACCTGCGGGAACCCGCCGACGCCGCGGCCCGCGCCCCCGAACTCGTCGACGCGCTGCGCGAGCACCTCGCGGCCGGCGAAGAGGTCGTCATCCGCGACCTCGGCTGCGGCACCGGCTCGCTCGGCCGCTGGCTGGCCGCCCGGCTGCCCGGCGCCCAGCGCTGGATCCTGCACGACAACGACGCCGAACTGCTCGACCGGGCCCGCACCGGCCTGCCGGCCACCGCGCTCGACGGCAGCCCGGTCGCGGTGGAGGCCGAGCGGCGGGACGTCACCGCGCTGCGCGCCGCCGACCTCGCCGGGACGTCGCTGGTCACCGCGTCCGCGCTGCTCGACCTGCTGACCAGGGACGAGGTCACGACGCTGGCCACGGCCGTCGTCGAAGCGGGCTGCGCGGCGCTGCTGATGCTGTCGGTCACCGGCAAGGTGGAGCTCTCGCCCGCCGACCCGCTCGACCCCGCCATCTCCGCCGCCTTCAACGCCCACCAGCGGCGGCTCACCGGGGGACGGCGGCTGCTCGGCCCCACCGCCGTGGACGTCGCCGCGACCGCGTTCGGCAGGCTCGGCGCCACGGTCGTCCGCGCGGAGAGCGCGTGGCGGCTCGGGCCGGATCAGGCGGAACTGCAGCGGCAGTGGCTCGAAGGCTGGGTCGGCGCCGCCGTCGAGCAGCTGCCGGAGCTGCGCCCGGTCACCGACGTCTACCTGCAGCGACGGCGGGAAATGGCCGCGGCGGGCGAGCTGCACGCGGTGATCCACCACGGCGACCTGCTGGTCCTGCCGCCGAGCCTGGAGGCGGCGGCGTGA
- a CDS encoding inositol monophosphatase → MTEHAALLAVAREAVAKATGIVRSRPTFSVSAKGDRDLVTDVDTAVEDALREFLAAETPEIGFLGEERGRSGAGGERWWALDPIDGTANFARGIPLCGISLALVDGEHSTVAAIALPYLGVTYTAARGEGAFANGERIGASTATDMSDAMIAVGDFAIGELAEEKNRARLSLLTDLGARAQKIRMLGTAAVDLSWTADGKLDAALILSNNPWDTMAGVLLVREAGGAVVDRDGSEHTVGSAATIAVGAGLRKEIVDALDRAFGVVR, encoded by the coding sequence ATGACCGAGCATGCCGCACTGCTGGCCGTCGCGCGCGAAGCCGTGGCGAAGGCGACCGGGATCGTCCGGTCGCGCCCGACCTTTTCCGTTTCCGCGAAAGGCGATCGCGACCTGGTGACCGACGTCGACACCGCCGTCGAGGACGCGCTGCGGGAGTTCCTCGCCGCCGAAACCCCGGAAATCGGGTTCCTCGGCGAGGAGCGCGGCCGCAGCGGGGCCGGCGGCGAGCGCTGGTGGGCCCTCGACCCGATCGACGGGACCGCGAACTTCGCCCGCGGGATTCCGCTCTGCGGGATTTCCCTGGCCCTGGTGGACGGCGAGCACAGCACGGTCGCCGCGATCGCCCTGCCGTACCTCGGCGTCACGTACACCGCCGCGCGCGGCGAAGGGGCCTTCGCCAACGGGGAGCGGATCGGCGCGTCGACGGCGACGGACATGTCCGACGCCATGATCGCGGTGGGTGACTTCGCGATCGGCGAACTCGCCGAGGAGAAGAACCGCGCGCGGCTGTCGTTGCTGACCGACCTCGGCGCGCGGGCGCAGAAGATCCGGATGCTCGGCACCGCGGCGGTCGACCTCTCGTGGACGGCGGACGGAAAGCTCGACGCCGCACTGATCCTGTCCAACAACCCCTGGGACACCATGGCGGGCGTGCTGCTCGTGCGCGAGGCGGGCGGCGCCGTCGTCGACCGCGACGGCAGCGAGCACACGGTCGGTTCCGCGGCGACGATCGCCGTCGGCGCCGGGCTGCGCAAGGAGATCGTGGACGCACTTGATCGTGCGTTCGGGGTTGTTCGTTAG
- the ribA gene encoding GTP cyclohydrolase II, producing the protein MTASDVIGDVPHRAVVERVVETRLPTRHGTFRAVGYLDRAGTEQVALVYGEISELGTLTRVHSECLTGDVFGSTHCECGDQLAAALDRIVEEGSGVLVYVQGHEGRGIGLLAKLKAMRLQDEGLDTVDANVALGLPIDARDYHAAAGILQDLGVRSVRLLSNNPEKVEQLTRYGIRISEQVPLLVPPNPESLRYLRTKAERMAHLLPHLDQAFSGA; encoded by the coding sequence ATGACCGCAAGCGACGTCATCGGGGACGTGCCGCACCGGGCCGTGGTCGAGCGGGTCGTCGAGACCCGGCTGCCGACCCGGCACGGGACGTTCCGCGCGGTCGGCTACCTCGACCGGGCCGGCACCGAGCAGGTCGCGCTGGTGTACGGCGAGATCAGCGAGCTGGGCACGCTGACCCGCGTGCACAGCGAGTGCCTGACCGGCGACGTCTTCGGCTCGACGCACTGCGAGTGCGGCGACCAGCTGGCGGCGGCGCTGGATCGGATCGTCGAGGAGGGCTCGGGCGTGCTGGTCTACGTCCAGGGCCACGAGGGCCGCGGGATCGGCCTGCTCGCGAAGCTGAAGGCGATGCGGCTGCAGGACGAAGGCCTCGACACGGTCGACGCGAACGTCGCGCTCGGCCTGCCGATCGACGCCCGCGACTACCACGCGGCGGCGGGCATCCTGCAGGACCTGGGGGTCCGGTCGGTGCGGCTGCTGTCGAACAACCCGGAGAAGGTCGAACAGCTGACGCGCTACGGAATCCGGATCAGCGAGCAGGTTCCGTTGCTGGTTCCGCCGAACCCGGAGAGCCTGCGCTACCTCCGCACGAAGGCCGAGCGGATGGCCCACTTGCTCCCGCACCTGGACCAGGCTTTCTCAGGCGCCTAA
- a CDS encoding 6-pyruvoyl tetrahydropterin synthase family protein, whose product MFSITVRDHVMVAHSFRGEVFGPAQRLHGATFVVDATFRRADLDEDNIVVDIGKATEELKVVLSDLNYRNLDDEPEFKGVNTSTEFLAKVIADRLADAVHAGRLGEGARGLEGIAVSLKESHVAWASYERAL is encoded by the coding sequence GTGTTCAGCATCACCGTCCGTGACCACGTGATGGTCGCCCACAGCTTCCGCGGGGAAGTCTTCGGTCCCGCGCAACGCCTGCACGGCGCGACCTTCGTGGTGGATGCGACCTTCCGCCGCGCCGACCTCGACGAGGACAACATCGTCGTCGACATCGGCAAGGCCACGGAAGAGCTCAAGGTGGTGCTGAGCGACCTGAACTACCGCAACCTCGACGACGAGCCGGAGTTCAAGGGCGTCAACACCTCGACCGAGTTCCTCGCGAAGGTCATCGCCGACCGCCTCGCCGACGCCGTGCACGCCGGACGCCTCGGCGAAGGCGCACGCGGCCTCGAAGGCATCGCCGTCTCACTGAAGGAATCGCACGTCGCCTGGGCGAGTTACGAGCGTGCGCTGTGA
- a CDS encoding YbhN family protein, with translation MKRALAWARVLGAAGIFAVLVWQLGSAAFLDGLGRISMPGVLAALGIGFATTLFSAGRWQIVATRLGLRLSLPTAVADYYRALFLNGVLPAGVLGDVHRAVQHGRDAGDVPRGVRAVVLERTAGQFVLIASAVAVVLGSPDVVPDAFREVVVVTGVVVVLAAVAAVVAGRLFGGRWIHSPSKVRRGFAVTLADLRLGLFTRETWPGVGFLSAATLAGHLALFVVAARVARVDAPVGQLVPLMVLALLAMGLPLNIGGFGPREGVCALLFGAAGLGAAQGVTVAVVYGVLTLVASLPGAGVLLVRSVAGVRRTALSRESAARPAPHFHVKVRG, from the coding sequence GTGAAGCGCGCACTGGCCTGGGCGCGCGTCCTCGGCGCCGCCGGCATTTTCGCGGTCCTCGTCTGGCAACTCGGCAGCGCCGCCTTCCTCGACGGCCTCGGCCGGATCAGCATGCCCGGCGTGCTCGCCGCGCTCGGCATCGGCTTCGCGACGACGCTGTTCAGCGCGGGCCGCTGGCAGATCGTCGCCACCCGGCTCGGCCTGCGGCTTTCCCTGCCCACCGCGGTCGCCGACTACTACCGCGCGCTGTTCCTCAACGGCGTGCTGCCGGCGGGCGTCCTCGGCGACGTCCACCGCGCGGTGCAGCACGGCCGCGACGCCGGCGACGTGCCGCGCGGCGTGCGTGCGGTCGTCCTGGAGCGCACCGCGGGCCAGTTCGTGCTGATCGCGTCCGCGGTCGCCGTCGTGCTCGGGTCGCCGGACGTCGTGCCCGACGCGTTCCGCGAGGTCGTCGTGGTCACCGGCGTGGTGGTCGTGCTGGCCGCCGTCGCCGCGGTCGTGGCCGGCCGGCTGTTCGGCGGGCGCTGGATCCACAGCCCGTCGAAGGTCCGGCGCGGCTTCGCCGTCACCCTCGCCGACCTGCGGCTCGGCCTGTTCACCCGCGAGACCTGGCCCGGCGTGGGCTTCCTGTCGGCCGCGACGCTGGCCGGGCACCTGGCGCTGTTCGTCGTCGCCGCCCGCGTCGCCAGGGTCGACGCGCCGGTCGGGCAGCTCGTGCCGCTGATGGTCCTCGCGCTGCTCGCGATGGGTCTCCCGCTCAACATCGGCGGCTTCGGCCCGCGCGAGGGCGTCTGCGCCCTGCTCTTCGGCGCGGCCGGGCTCGGGGCCGCCCAAGGTGTCACCGTCGCTGTCGTCTACGGCGTGCTCACGCTCGTCGCGAGCCTGCCCGGCGCCGGTGTCCTGCTCGTCCGGAGCGTCGCCGGGGTGCGCCGGACGGCACTTTCACGTGAAAGTGCCGCACGACCAGCTCCGCACTTTCACGTGAAAGTGCGGGGTTAG
- a CDS encoding glycosyltransferase family 4 protein, with product MTALYVVLPGDVDDASVPSGGNTYDRRMCDRLTAAGLDVHEIAVAGSWPRPDTEARAVLGHLLAALPTGSAVLLDGLVACGVPEVVVPQARRLSLSVLVHLPLADETGLPPALAAELDALERETLRAASSVVATSEWAARRLIGHHGLAPHRVHAVPPGVDPAPPAIGTDGVSRLVCVANVTPRKGQGVLAQALETVADLRWTCECVGGIRRETKYVERLREHRLGARFTLTGPRTGPALDATYHTADLLVLPSRAETYGMVVTEALARAVPVLTTDVDALPDTLGVAPDGSVPGMLVPGDDVQALGAALRRWLTEPELRTRLRAAAKLRRETLTGWDDTARRIADIVQRQEAAA from the coding sequence GTGACCGCGTTGTACGTGGTCCTCCCCGGGGACGTCGACGACGCGTCCGTCCCCAGCGGGGGCAACACCTACGACCGCCGGATGTGCGACCGGCTCACCGCCGCCGGGCTCGACGTGCACGAGATCGCCGTCGCCGGTTCCTGGCCGCGACCGGACACCGAGGCCCGCGCGGTTCTCGGCCACCTGCTCGCCGCGCTGCCCACCGGGTCCGCCGTGCTGCTCGACGGCCTGGTCGCGTGCGGTGTGCCCGAGGTCGTCGTGCCGCAGGCCCGGCGCCTCTCGCTCTCGGTGCTGGTGCACCTGCCGCTGGCCGACGAGACGGGCCTGCCGCCCGCGCTCGCCGCCGAGCTCGACGCGCTGGAGCGCGAGACGCTCCGGGCCGCGAGCTCGGTCGTCGCGACCAGCGAGTGGGCCGCGCGCCGGCTGATCGGCCACCACGGGCTGGCCCCGCACCGCGTGCACGCCGTGCCGCCGGGCGTCGACCCGGCGCCGCCCGCGATCGGCACCGACGGGGTGTCCCGGCTGGTCTGCGTCGCCAACGTGACCCCGCGCAAGGGCCAGGGCGTGCTCGCCCAGGCCCTGGAAACCGTCGCCGACCTGCGCTGGACGTGCGAGTGCGTCGGCGGGATCCGGCGCGAGACGAAGTACGTCGAGCGGCTGCGCGAGCACCGGCTCGGCGCCCGCTTCACCCTCACCGGCCCCCGGACCGGCCCGGCGCTGGACGCGACCTACCACACCGCCGACCTGCTCGTGCTGCCTTCGCGCGCCGAGACCTACGGCATGGTCGTCACCGAAGCCCTCGCCCGTGCCGTGCCGGTGCTGACCACCGACGTCGACGCGCTGCCCGACACCCTGGGCGTCGCGCCCGACGGCTCGGTGCCCGGGATGCTCGTCCCCGGCGACGACGTCCAAGCGCTCGGCGCCGCGCTCCGCCGCTGGCTCACCGAGCCCGAGCTGCGGACGCGGCTGCGTGCCGCGGCGAAGCTGCGCCGCGAGACCCTGACCGGCTGGGACGACACCGCCCGCCGGATCGCCGACATCGTGCAGCGGCAGGAGGCGGCGGCATGA
- the ligD gene encoding non-homologous end-joining DNA ligase translates to MSGEEVRHGVKLSSLDQEVFPDAGVTKRELLDYLEAVSERMLPELRDRLLTVLRVLRGQGPFMQKNLPKYTPDWVERVSVWAETSKRDVSYALCNDLRTLIWFGNQRAIEYHTSLYRGGPEHGPTHLILDLDPPEDGPFSLAVGAAKLVREALRNDGLDGAVKTSGSKGVHVFVPLAPGQSTEDIAAATRAVAARAERIDPALGTTEFVRERREGKVFLDSTRAGGATVISVYSPRHRPGAPVSFPVAWAELDGVKPADFTVHTAPELLAAGDPWTAEMPEPFVLPADLVAEGHTIPIARVVAMHEGKRRARAARESG, encoded by the coding sequence ATGAGCGGCGAAGAGGTTCGGCACGGGGTCAAGCTGAGCAGTCTCGACCAGGAGGTCTTCCCGGACGCGGGGGTGACCAAGCGGGAGCTGCTCGACTACCTCGAAGCCGTGTCCGAGCGGATGCTGCCGGAGCTGCGGGACCGGCTGCTGACGGTGCTGCGGGTGCTGCGCGGGCAGGGCCCGTTCATGCAGAAGAACCTGCCGAAGTACACCCCGGACTGGGTCGAGCGGGTGTCGGTGTGGGCCGAGACGTCCAAGCGGGACGTCTCCTACGCGCTGTGCAACGACCTCCGCACGCTGATCTGGTTCGGCAACCAGCGGGCGATCGAGTACCACACGTCGCTCTACCGCGGCGGGCCCGAGCACGGCCCGACGCACCTGATCCTCGACCTCGACCCGCCCGAGGACGGCCCGTTCTCGCTGGCCGTCGGGGCCGCGAAACTGGTTCGGGAAGCGTTGCGCAACGACGGCCTGGATGGCGCCGTGAAGACCAGCGGGTCCAAGGGCGTGCACGTCTTCGTGCCGCTCGCGCCGGGGCAATCGACCGAGGACATCGCGGCGGCGACCCGGGCGGTCGCGGCCCGGGCCGAGCGGATCGATCCGGCGCTCGGCACCACGGAGTTCGTGCGGGAGCGCCGGGAGGGCAAGGTGTTCCTCGATTCGACGCGGGCGGGCGGCGCGACGGTCATTTCGGTCTACAGCCCCCGCCACCGTCCCGGCGCTCCGGTGTCGTTCCCCGTCGCCTGGGCCGAGCTCGACGGCGTCAAGCCCGCCGACTTCACGGTGCACACGGCGCCGGAGTTGCTCGCGGCCGGTGATCCGTGGACGGCGGAGATGCCCGAGCCGTTTGTGCTGCCGGCGGACTTGGTGGCGGAGGGGCACACGATCCCGATCGCCCGAGTGGTGGCGATGCACGAAGGCAAGCGCCGCGCCCGAGCCGCCCGCGAGTCGGGTTGA
- a CDS encoding CDP-alcohol phosphatidyltransferase family protein: MIKQDLLLRAVVPAWVLAAGVVAGLSPLAWATGLTFGIALVLLTEWGLRRAGRAAFGPADWITFARATLVGCAAELIADGGLSAAWLVGLTGVALLLDGLDGQVARRTGTTSEFGARFDMEVDAFLILLLCVQVSRALGLWVLAIGLMRYVFVAASWTMPWLTAPLYPSMARKTVAAVQGVVLVVAVSGLLPVPVVVALVAVALGSLVWSFGRDVVWLARHRVAAEPTRIVQFPRPFHSPAWRGNQAA; the protein is encoded by the coding sequence ATGATCAAACAGGACCTTCTCCTGCGCGCGGTGGTGCCGGCGTGGGTGCTCGCCGCGGGGGTCGTCGCGGGCCTGTCCCCCCTCGCCTGGGCCACCGGGCTCACGTTCGGGATCGCCCTCGTGCTGCTCACGGAATGGGGCCTGCGCCGCGCCGGCCGCGCCGCGTTCGGCCCGGCGGACTGGATCACGTTCGCCCGCGCGACGCTCGTCGGGTGCGCCGCGGAACTGATCGCCGACGGCGGTCTTTCCGCCGCCTGGCTGGTCGGGCTGACCGGCGTGGCGCTCCTGCTGGACGGCCTCGACGGCCAGGTGGCCCGCCGCACCGGCACGACGTCGGAGTTCGGCGCGCGGTTCGACATGGAGGTCGACGCCTTCCTGATCCTCCTGCTGTGCGTCCAGGTGTCCCGGGCGCTCGGGCTGTGGGTGCTGGCGATCGGCCTGATGCGGTACGTGTTCGTGGCGGCGTCGTGGACGATGCCGTGGCTGACCGCGCCGCTGTACCCGAGCATGGCGCGCAAGACGGTGGCCGCGGTGCAGGGCGTGGTGCTGGTGGTCGCGGTGTCCGGGCTGCTGCCGGTGCCGGTGGTGGTCGCGCTGGTCGCGGTCGCGCTGGGGTCGCTGGTGTGGTCGTTCGGCCGCGACGTCGTGTGGCTGGCCCGGCACCGGGTGGCCGCCGAACCGACCCGGATCGTCCAGTTCCCCCGGCCCTTCCACAGCCCGGCCTGGCGCGGCAACCAGGCGGCTTAG